In a single window of the Vibrio celticus genome:
- the choW gene encoding choline ABC transporter permease subunit, whose translation MNFITENKIPVGQWMEAGVDWLTINAAGFFDAISIFLETVIMFLVDVFKWMPPALPIVITAAIAWYLHRKPSLVIFVVAALLTILNLGYWQEMLETFVLVFAATTISVLIGVPVGIMAAHRPWLYTMLRPILDLMQTVPTFVYLIPTLVLFGLGIVPGLISTIIFAIAAPIRLTYLGVTKVPEELIEAGKAFGASRMKLLLKVELPAALPSIMAGVTQCIMLSLSMVVIAALVGADGLGKPVVRALNTVNISQGFEAGLAIVLVAIILDRLCKTPNQKEA comes from the coding sequence GTGAATTTTATTACGGAAAACAAAATCCCTGTCGGACAATGGATGGAAGCGGGTGTTGATTGGCTAACAATCAATGCAGCAGGATTCTTTGACGCTATTTCGATTTTTCTAGAAACCGTCATTATGTTTTTAGTCGATGTATTTAAGTGGATGCCGCCTGCTCTGCCAATCGTGATTACCGCTGCGATTGCGTGGTACTTACACCGTAAACCTTCGCTAGTGATCTTTGTGGTCGCGGCACTGCTGACTATTCTTAACCTCGGCTACTGGCAAGAAATGCTGGAAACCTTTGTTCTCGTCTTTGCGGCGACAACGATTTCCGTATTAATTGGCGTACCGGTTGGCATCATGGCAGCGCATCGTCCTTGGCTCTATACGATGTTGCGTCCAATTCTCGATTTAATGCAGACCGTTCCAACGTTTGTGTATCTGATTCCAACTCTGGTTCTATTCGGCTTGGGCATCGTGCCTGGCTTAATCTCGACCATTATTTTCGCGATAGCTGCACCGATTCGTTTGACCTACTTAGGGGTAACTAAAGTCCCTGAAGAGCTGATTGAAGCGGGTAAAGCCTTTGGTGCAAGTCGCATGAAGTTACTGCTCAAAGTTGAATTACCAGCCGCTCTGCCAAGCATCATGGCGGGTGTTACCCAATGTATTATGCTGTCGCTTTCGATGGTGGTTATCGCCGCCCTTGTTGGTGCTGACGGGCTTGGTAAACCTGTTGTTCGTGCATTGAATACAGTGAACATCTCACAAGGTTTTGAAGCCGGATTAGCGATTGTTTTAGTCGCAATCATCCTTGACCGCTTGTGCAAAACACCAAACCAGAAGGAAGCTTAA
- the choV gene encoding choline ABC transporter ATP-binding protein: MSNSQEKKTMDAITIKNLDVVFGDKPKQALELLDQGKTRQEIIDEVGQVVGVDNVSLTVEEGEICVLMGLSGSGKSSLLRAVNGLNEISRGSLAIKDGDKLVDLGEQCDEATLRHLRTHRVSMVFQKFALMPWLNVLDNVAFGLEMQGVAKDVRRAKAREQLEMVGLAEWETKFPHELSGGMQQRVGLARAFVMDTDILLMDEPFSALDPLIRAQLQDELITLQNKLNKTILFVSHDLDEALKIGNNIAIMESGKLIQHGKPEEIVLTPKTEYVKDFVAHTNPLNVLKGRSLMQPLDSLTQENESWKICDSKDLWIEQNEGALSVKGESALALVEWSESDDLTAISASSVVVASPEIGMRDAIKLKQISNHPILLVEDNQLVGILDNSEFYNALTGNFQMNTAA, from the coding sequence ATGTCTAACTCTCAGGAAAAAAAGACAATGGACGCGATTACCATTAAGAACCTCGATGTTGTGTTTGGTGATAAGCCGAAGCAAGCGCTTGAGCTGCTCGACCAAGGTAAAACTCGCCAAGAGATCATTGATGAGGTTGGCCAAGTCGTTGGCGTGGACAATGTGTCTCTGACCGTTGAAGAAGGCGAGATTTGTGTGCTGATGGGTTTGTCTGGTTCTGGTAAATCATCTTTGCTACGCGCAGTTAACGGCTTGAATGAGATCAGCCGTGGTTCATTGGCGATCAAAGATGGAGACAAGCTGGTTGATTTAGGTGAACAGTGCGACGAAGCGACTCTGCGTCATCTTCGTACTCACCGCGTTTCTATGGTGTTCCAAAAGTTTGCTTTGATGCCATGGCTTAACGTATTAGACAACGTGGCGTTTGGTCTTGAAATGCAGGGTGTAGCAAAAGATGTTCGTCGTGCAAAAGCGCGTGAGCAATTGGAAATGGTCGGCCTAGCCGAATGGGAAACCAAATTCCCGCATGAGCTTTCTGGCGGCATGCAGCAACGTGTTGGTTTGGCACGTGCGTTTGTAATGGATACTGACATTCTATTGATGGATGAACCGTTTTCGGCGCTTGACCCACTGATTCGTGCTCAACTGCAAGATGAACTGATCACGCTGCAAAACAAACTCAACAAAACGATTCTGTTCGTGAGTCACGACCTAGATGAAGCACTGAAGATTGGTAACAACATCGCGATCATGGAGTCAGGAAAGCTGATTCAACACGGTAAGCCTGAAGAGATCGTATTGACGCCAAAAACAGAATACGTAAAAGACTTCGTGGCTCACACCAATCCATTGAATGTGCTTAAAGGTCGTTCTTTGATGCAGCCTCTTGATTCACTGACGCAAGAGAATGAAAGCTGGAAGATCTGCGATTCTAAAGATCTCTGGATTGAACAGAATGAAGGTGCTTTATCTGTGAAAGGTGAATCTGCTTTGGCGCTTGTCGAGTGGAGCGAGTCTGATGACCTAACCGCGATCAGCGCGTCGAGTGTGGTCGTGGCAAGTCCGGAAATTGGCATGCGTGATGCGATTAAGCTCAAGCAGATCAGTAACCACCCGATTTTGCTGGTGGAAGACAATCAACTGGTCGGTATTCTGGATAACAGCGAGTTTTACAACGCACTAACGGGTAATTTTCAGATGAATACAGCCGCGTAA
- a CDS encoding MarR family winged helix-turn-helix transcriptional regulator → MDKHDEILVAIRQIIRAIDLHSKKLSKEYGLTGPQLILMRAIQEMGNVTIKELSNHTNVSQATTTTIIDRLELNGYVQRVRSSSDRRKVHANLTEKGQELLNNAPPPLQDNFVKKFQNLEPWEQSLLLSSMQRVSSMMNAEDIDAAPVLQLEGIANVAKS, encoded by the coding sequence TTGGACAAACATGACGAAATCCTGGTCGCTATTCGCCAAATTATTCGCGCTATCGATTTACACTCGAAAAAGCTGAGTAAAGAGTATGGTTTGACTGGCCCTCAATTAATCTTAATGAGAGCAATCCAAGAAATGGGTAATGTGACGATCAAAGAATTGTCTAATCACACCAATGTAAGCCAAGCCACCACAACCACGATCATCGATCGCTTGGAACTGAATGGCTATGTACAACGTGTTCGCAGCTCGTCAGACCGACGCAAAGTACACGCAAACCTGACTGAAAAAGGTCAAGAGTTGCTAAACAATGCGCCACCACCGCTGCAAGATAACTTCGTTAAAAAATTCCAAAACCTAGAGCCGTGGGAGCAAAGCTTACTACTTTCTTCAATGCAGCGAGTATCATCAATGATGAACGCAGAAGACATCGACGCTGCTCCAGTACTTCAGCTTGAAGGCATTGCAAACGTAGCCAAGAGCTAA
- a CDS encoding QnrS family quinolone resistance pentapeptide repeat protein — MDTNNSTYHHHSFAQQDLSELTFTACTFIRCDFRRSNLRDATFINCKFIEQGDIEGCHFDVADLRDASFQNCQLAMANFSNANCYGIELRECDLKGANFTRANFANQVSNRMYFCSAYITGCNLSYANFEQACLEKCELFENRWIGTYLGGASLKESDLSRGVFSEDVWGQFSMQGANLCHAELEGLDPRKVDTSGIKIVAWQQEQLLESMGIVVMPD, encoded by the coding sequence ATGGACACCAATAACAGCACTTATCATCACCACAGTTTTGCTCAGCAAGACTTATCAGAGCTTACATTTACAGCCTGCACGTTTATCCGTTGTGATTTCAGACGTTCGAACTTGCGTGATGCAACGTTTATTAACTGTAAGTTTATTGAACAAGGCGATATTGAGGGATGCCACTTTGATGTTGCCGACTTACGAGATGCAAGCTTCCAGAATTGTCAGCTGGCGATGGCGAATTTTAGTAATGCGAATTGCTATGGGATTGAGCTACGTGAATGCGACTTGAAAGGGGCGAACTTTACTCGTGCGAACTTTGCCAATCAGGTGAGCAATCGCATGTATTTTTGCTCGGCATACATCACGGGTTGCAACCTGTCTTACGCTAATTTTGAACAAGCTTGTTTAGAGAAGTGCGAGCTGTTTGAGAACCGTTGGATAGGTACTTACCTTGGCGGTGCGTCACTGAAAGAGTCTGATCTCAGCCGAGGTGTATTTTCGGAAGATGTATGGGGGCAATTCAGTATGCAAGGTGCTAATTTATGCCATGCTGAATTAGAAGGGTTAGATCCTCGCAAGGTCGATACATCTGGAATTAAAATTGTCGCTTGGCAGCAAGAGCAACTGCTTGAAAGTATGGGTATTGTTGTAATGCCTGACTGA